One stretch of Euphorbia lathyris chromosome 7, ddEupLath1.1, whole genome shotgun sequence DNA includes these proteins:
- the LOC136235929 gene encoding 2-oxoisovalerate dehydrogenase subunit alpha 2, mitochondrial-like, producing the protein MAIWLTKSKTIYHSFRISFNQKPSFLNALPPNSFFRRFISNKLDSFYSADIHQKPQVLDYPGGKVTYTPEMRFISQSYSNGKRVACYRVISDDGDLLRDTDFDFDEVKEEVAVKIYREMLTLQIMDTIFFEAQRQGRISFYLTSIGEEAISVASAAALCARDIVLPQYREPGVLLWRGFTLEEFANQCFGNKADYGKGRQMPIHYGSNTLNYFTVSSPIATQLPQAVGVAYSLKMDQKDACVVTYIGDGGTSEGDFHAALNFAAVMEAPVVFICRNNGWAISTRVAEQFRSDGIVVKGQAYGIQSIRVDGNDALAVYRTIREARKIAVNENRPILVEALTYRVGHHSTSDDSTKYRPVDEIEYWKMARNPVNKYRKWVEKNGWWSQKQESELRSSIRKELLQAIQIAERTEKPELKHMFEDVYDNPPLNLYEQEKHLRQTISKHPQDYPSDVPL; encoded by the exons ATGGCAATTTGGCTCACAAAATCAAAAACCATTTATCATTCTTTCAGGATTTCTTTCAATCAAAAACCATCTTTTCTTAACGCATTGCCTCCCAATTCTTTCTTTCGTCGATTCATATCCAACAAACTCGATTCCTTCTACTCTGCCGACATTCATCAAAAACCTCAG GTATTGGATTATCCTGGTGGAAAGGTTACATATACACCTGAAATGAGATTTATATCACAATCATATTCAAATGGGAAGAGAGTAGCCTGTTATCGGGTTATTTCGGACGATGGAGACCTACTACGAGATAccgattttgattttgatgag GTGAAAGAAGAAGTAGCAGTAAAGATTTACAGGGAAATGTTGACTCTTCAAATAATGGATACCATATTCTTTGAAGCACAAAGGCAAGGTAGAATTTCCTTTTATCTGACATCGATAGGTGAAGAAGCAATTAGCGTAGCATCAGCTGCTGCTCTTTGTGCACGTGATATTGTCTTGCCTCAGTACCGGGAACCTGGAGTTCTATTATGGCGCGGTTTTACTCTTGAGGAATTTGCCAATCAGTGCTTCGGAAATAAGGCTGATTATGGAAAAGGCAGGCAAATGCCTATCCATTATGGTTCTAACACCCTCAATTACTTCACTGTTTCCTCTCCTATAGC GACTCAACTTCCTCAAGCTGTTGGTGTTGCTTATTCTCTCAAAATGGATCAAAAGGATGCCTGTGTAGTCACATATATTGGAGATGGCGGTACAAGTGAG GGTGATTTTCATGCTGCTTTGAACTTTGCAGCAGTTATGGAGGCTCCTGTTGTTTTCATATGTCGCAACAATGGCTGGGCTATTAGTACCCGTGTAGCAGAGCAATTCCGAA GTGATGGAATTGTTGTCAAAGGTCAAGCTTATGGCATCCAAAGCATCAGAGTAGATGGCAATGATGCTCTTGCTGTTTACAGAACCATTCGGGAGGCTCGCAAAATTGCTGTAAATGAAAATAGACCTATTTTAGTTGAG GCCCTGACATATAGAGTAGGACACCACTCCACATCAGATGATTCAACAAAGTATCGACCAGTAGATGAGATTGAATACTGGAAAATGGCGCGAAACCCTGTCAATAAATATAGAAAATGGGTCGAAAAAAATGGCTGGTGGAGTCAAAAACAAGAGTCGGAGCTGAGAAGCAGCATCAGGAAGGAG CTATTGCAAGCAATTCAAATTGCAGAAAGAACAGAAAAACCTGAGCTTAAACACATGTTTGAAGATGTATATGATAATCCCCCATTAAATCTTTACGAGCAAGAGAAACATCTCAGACAAACTATCAGTAAACATCCACAAGACTATCCATCTGATGTTCCTCTGTAA
- the LOC136234892 gene encoding pentatricopeptide repeat-containing protein At1g43980, mitochondrial: MYTTRRISRPTLSYYSHIIDHCLSANSLSFAKIVHAQLIKVGFNTHTYVGNRYLDLYSRLFAPVDDIFKIFADITSTNTISWNICLKAMFNLGQYEKAHYLFDKMPERDVVSWNSIISGSASHGDSQSAFDFFKEMQNMGVRPSVFTYSIMISIAFNVFHGKELHGSMIRTGLSIPNLVLGNSLIDMYGKFGNAVYAFGVFLTMEDSDIITWNSLITGCCKSGYGEMALKQFGLMRSLGYSPDEFTCCAVITCCSHLRNLDKGKQIFAFCIKMGFLCNTIVSSATIDLFSKCNRLDDAVQLFGELDQWDSAVCDSMISSYEGNSFEGEALRLFVLALRKGIRPTEFTISSILSCISTFAAERGTQVHSLVVKLGLELDDIVCSSLVEMYANCGCVDYAMEIFENIKIRDLICWNTMIMGLTKNGRLLDVLDTFKELLDGGTKPDGITLAGVLLACSYGGFVDQGLAIFSSMQESYGISPRSEHYACIVELLCQGDMIDKAMSIIEAMPFEMNSSIWRSVLHACASYGNLKHMELVAEKLMELEPLTSFPYLVLARIYETRGQWENIIRVKNTMRKKKFKTVDGYSWIGIKNLVYIFEAEQLNHHGGEEIYLLLRLLDHDMENEGGFLL, translated from the coding sequence ATGTACACAACTCGTAGAATCTCTCGACCCACACTTTCCTATTACTCTCACATTATAGATCATTGTTTGTCAGCAAACTCATTATCTTTCGCCAAGATTGTTCATGCCCAGTTGATCAAAGTTGGGTTTAATACTCACACTTATGTGGGAAATCGCTATCTTGATCTTTATTCTCGCTTGTTTGCTCCTGTTGATgatattttcaaaatatttgCTGATATAACTAGTACAAATACTATATCTTGGAACATTTGCTTGAAAGCAATGTTTAATCTTGGCCAGTATGAGAAGGCACATTAtctgtttgataaaatgcctGAAAGGGACGTTGTTAGTTGGAATTCCATCATCTCTGGTTCTGCTTCGCATGGCGACTCTCAATCTGCTTTCGATTTTTTTAAGGAAATGCAGAATATGGGTGTGAGACCAAGTGTGTTCACCTACTCCATTATGATTTCCATAGCTTTCAATGTATTTCATGGAAAAGAACTTCATGGCAGCATGATCCGAACTGGGTTAAGCATCCCAAATCTAGTACTTGGGAATTCCTTAATTGACATGTACGGGAAGTTTGGGAATGCTGTTTATGCTTTTGGCGTGTTTTTGACAATGGAAGACTCCGATATTATCACTTGGAATTCCTTGATTACAGGATGCTGTAAATCAGGTTACGGAGAAATGGCATTAAAACAGTTCGGTTTGATGAGATCCTTAGGGTACTCACCTGACGAGTTTACATGCTGTGCAGTAATTACTTGTTGTTCTCATTTGCGAAACTTAGACAAGGGTAAGCAAATTTTTGCTTTCTGTATCAAGATGGGATTTCTTTGCAATACCATTGTTTCAAGTGCCACTATTGACCTGTTTTCCAAATGCAACAGATTGGATGATGCAGTGCAGCTCTTTGGAGAACTAGATCAATGGGATTCTGCAGTTTGCGATTCTATGATTTCAAGTTATGAAGGGAATAGTTTTGAAGGGGAAGCTCTCCGACTTTTTGTTCTTGCTTTGAGGAAGGGTATTAGGCCTACTGAGTTTACAATCAGTAGCATTCTAAGCTGTATTTCCACTTTTGCAGCAGAAAGAGGAACTCAGGTCCATTCCTTAGTTGTCAAATTAGGTCTTGAGCTGGATGATATTGTTTGTAGCTCACTTGTGGAGATGTATGCTAATTGTGGATGCGTTGATTATGCCATGGAAATCTTTGAGAATATCAAAATAAGAGATTTGATATGCTGGAATACCATGATTATGGGTTTGACTAAAAATGGTAGACTGCTTGATGTTCTTGACACATTTAAGGAGCTACTAGATGGAGGTACAAAACCAGATGGAATAACACTAGCTGGAGTTTTATTAGCATGCAGCTATGGAGGTTTTGTTGATCAAGGCCTAGCTATATTTTCATCAATGCAAGAAAGCTATGGGATTAGTCCTAGAAGTGAGCATTATGCTTGCATTGTTGAGTTGTTGTGTCAAGGTGATATGATTGACAAAGCTATGAGCATAATAGAAGCAATGCCTTTTGAAATGAATTCATCGATTTGGAGATCAGTGCTCCATGCTTGTGCTAGTTATGGAAACTTGAAACACATGGAATTAGTTGCAGAGAAGCTAATGGAGTTGGAACCATTAACATCTTTCCCTTATTTAGTATTGGCTCGGATATATGAAACAAGAGGCCAATGGGAGAACATTATTAGAGTCAAGAATACCATGAGAAAGAAAAAGTTTAAGACTGTAGATGGATACAGTTGGATTGGAATAAAAAACCTTGTGTATATTTTCGAGGCAGAGCAGTTAAATCATCATGGAGGCGAGGaaatttatttgttattaagATTGCTCGATCATGATATGGAGAATGAAGGTGGTTTCCTTTTGTAG
- the LOC136235047 gene encoding putative pentatricopeptide repeat-containing protein At1g77010, mitochondrial gives MELQLQSLARFLNSLNTQHSIIQGKQLHLHFFKKGLINSTVSLANRLLQMYLRCGSLTDAHNLFNEMPKRNCFSWNTIIEGFMNSGNEFKSLDLFDFMPFKNDYSWNVVISGFVKVRDLDTARRLFDNMPNRNGVAWNSMIHGYAKNGYLKEAVRLFMELNSKPLERLFVDMFVLATVIGACTDLRAIKWGKQIHARIIIDNVEFDSVLATSLINLYGKCGDLNNANHVLSMMAEVDEFCLSALITGYANCGRMSDARRMFDRKSNPSIVLWNSLISGFVSNNEEMEAFALVNEMHKRGIQVDSSTVPTILTACSRSRITQHGKQMHAYVCKVGLGENVIIASSFIDSYSKCGSPNDACKLFSELKAYDTVLLNSMITVYSSCGRIEDAKQIFKTMPIKSLISWNSMIVGLAQNGCPIDALDLFHKMNKLNLMMDRFSLAGVISACSGISSLELGEQVFAKVIIIGLEFDEVVSTSLVDFYCKCGFVENGRKIFDTTIKSDEVSWNSMLMGYATNGYGLEALTLFNEMKHSGIRPNDITFLGVLSSCDHCGLVEEGWKWFNIMKYEYHIVPGIEHYSCMVDLYARAGWLQEAMDLIENMPFEADASMWSSVMRGCVAHGNKVLGERVAQKIIELDPDSSVAYVQLSGILATTGEWESSAIVREVMREKRVKKHPGFSWAEKRKYAHG, from the coding sequence ATGGAACTTCAACTTCAATCTTTGGCTCGCTTCCTCAATTCCCTAAACACCCAGCATTCAATCATACAGGGGAAACAACTCCACCTTCACTTTTTCAAGAAGGGTCTCATAAATTCTACTGTTTCCTTAGCAAATCGCCTTCTACAAATGTACCTCCGCTGTGGGAGTTTGACCGATGCACATAACCTGTTCAATGAAATGCCTAAGAGGAACTGTTTTTCATGGAACACTATCATAGAGGGCTTTATGAATTCAGGAAACGAATTCAAATCGCTCGACCTCTTTGATTTCATGCCCTTCAAAAATGATTATTCGTGGAACGTGGTCATTTCGGGGTTTGTTAAAGTACGCGACCTGGATACGGCTAGGAGGTTGTTTGATAATATGCCAAACAGAAATGGGGTTGCCTGGAATTCGATGATTCATGGTTATGCTAAAAATGGGTATTTAAAGGAAGCTGTTAGGCTTTTCATGGAATTGAATTCAAAGCCGTTAGAAAGATTATTTGTTGATATGTTTGTATTGGCTACTGTTATTGGCGCTTGTACTGATTTGAGAGCTATTAAATGGGGCAAACAAATCCATGCTCGAATTATAATTGATAACGTGGAATTTGACTCAGTGTTGGCAACCTCATTGATTAATCTGTATGGAAAGTGTGGCGATTTAAACAACGCAAATCATGTTTTGAGTATGATGGCAGAGGTGGATGAGTTTTGTTTGTCAGCCCTTATTACAGGCTATGCAAATTGTGGTAGAATGAGTGATGCTCGGAGAATGTTTGATAGAAAAAGTAATCCATCTATTGTGCTATGGAACTCGTTGATTTCTGGATTTGTTAGCAATAATGAGGAAATGGAAGCCTTTGCACTAGTCAATGAGATGCACAAAAGAGGAATTCAGGTAGACTCCTCGACAGTGCCAACTATTTTGACTGCCTGCAGTAGATCTCGGATTACTCAACATGGTAAGCAAATGCACGCCTATGTTTGTAAAGTGGGATTAGGTGAGAATGTCATTATCGCTTCTTCTTTTATTGATTCATATTCCAAATGTGGGAGTCCTAATGATGCTTGCAAGTTGTTCAGTGAGCTCAAAGCCTATGACACAGTCTTGCTGAACTCTATGATAACTGTGTATAGCAGCTGTGGTAGAATTGAGGATGCAAAACAGATCTTTAAAACAATGCCTATTAAAAGCTTGATATCATGGAATTCAATGATCGTTGGTCTTGCTCAGAATGGTTGTCCAATTGACGCATTGGATCTTTTTCATAAAATGAATAAACTAAATCTGATGATGGACAGGTTTAGCCTTGCTGGTGTGATCAGTGCCTGTTCTGGTATCTCTTCACTCGAACTTGGTGAACAGGTTTTTGCAAAAGTGATCATTATTGGGCTGGAATTTGATGAGGTCGTTTCTACCTCCCTGGTAGACTTTTATTGCAAGTGTGGTTTTGTTGAGAATGGAAGAAAAATCTTTGACACGACGATAAAATCTGATGAAGTCTCTTGGAATTCAATGTTGATGGGGTACGCTACTAATGGTTATGGATTGGAAGCTCTGACATTGTTTAATGAAATGAAGCACTCGGGTATTAGGCCAAATGATATTACCTTTCTTGGTGTTTTATCTTCATGTGATCATTGTGGACTGGTTGAGGAGGGATGGAAATGGTTTAATATTATGAAATATGAATACCATATTGTTCCAGGAATTGAGCACTATTCATGCATGGTTGATCTCTATGCTCGTGCTGGTTGGTTACAGGAAGCAATGGATCTTATAGAGAACATGCCTTTTGAGGCAGATGCAAGCATGTGGTCATCTGTGATGAGAGGATGTGTGGCTCATGGAAATAAGGTTCTTGGAGAAAGGGTGGCTCAGAAAATCATTGAACTCGATCCTGACAGCTCAGTTGCATATGTGCAACTGTCGGGCATATTGGCTACAACTGGAGAATGGGAAAGCTCAGCCATTGTTAGAGAGGTAATGAGGGAGAAGCGGGTAAAAAAACATCCTGGATTCAGTTGGgctgagaaaagaaaatatgCCCATGGATAG
- the LOC136235928 gene encoding probable serine/threonine-protein kinase PBL7, with translation MMESPLSPSHVVIAYDATKDRGVHELQRTIDEVRMRGDILRGGDTLIVLGVLHKLTNPMGYMKPCPESFGGANARVMEEQVTRKIEVYVNMLLQTAQVCEDEGVTIEVKVTAGTPTKHVIIQEVISYNAAWVILDRHLRRDLKYYLKQIPCKVALIQDNLTVEVKRLHATNETDPIEHKTFYSLSKHVPLLNQAAPEIDGQCVISSTIRSFSPFPNSLETTNMFTSSSLDQLTFSSDFGTSKSGWRQKNKKYGSGRQASDAPILCSACGARTELYIKDTMRFSFAEIQEATEDFSKEKLLGEGGYGHVYKGELRDGQLIAAKVHKEASSQGFAEFQSEVYVLNFARHKNIVMLLGFCCKENLNILVYEYICNKSLDWHLFDEEATPLEWHQRYSIAIGTAKGLRFLHEECRGGPIIHRDVRPGNILLTHDFVPMLGDFGLARWRTSDEVQTRVLGTLGYLAPEYAENGMVSVRTDVYAFGIILLQLISGQKVVDSKRNEGRQSLRQWAEAVIERLALHELVDKRMDDSHDTYELYLMAKAAYLCIQAIPEKRPSMGEIVRLLEGENNHIHRFRDQILPSYPNI, from the exons ATGATGGAGAGTCCTCTTTCGCCATCTCATGTAGTTATAGCTTATGATGCCACAAAAGATCGAGGAGTACACGAGCTTCAACGCACCATTGATGAAGTCAGAATGAGAGGCGACATTCTTCGTGGAGGGGATACGCTTATTGTTCTCGGAGTTCTTCACAAGTTGACTAATCCCA TGGGTTATATGAAACCCTGTCCTGAATCTTTTGGGGGAGCAAATGCCCGAGTGATGGAAGAACAAGTTACAAGGAAAATTGAAGTCTACGTAAACATGCTGTTGCAAACTGCACAAGTTTGTGAAGATGAAGGG GTAACCATTGAAGTTAAAGTTACAGCTGGAACTCCAACCAAGCATGTTATTATTCAAGAAGTTATATCATATAATGCAGCTTGGGTTATTCTGGATAG GCATCTTAGAAGAGATTTGAAGTATTATCTTAAACAAATACCTTGCAAAGTTGCACTAATCCAGGACAACTTAACAGTGGAAGTAAAGAGACTTCATGCTACAAATGAAACAGATCCTATTGAACATAAAACCTTTTATTCCTTGTCCAAACATGTTCCTCTGCTGAATCAAGCAGCTCCTGAAATCGATGGACAATGTGTTATATCAAGCACTATTAGAAGCTTCTCACCATTCCCCAATTCCCTTGAAACCACCAACATGtttacttcttcttctttggatcAACTTACTTTTTCATCCGATTTTGGGACCTCTAAATCAG GTTGGaggcaaaagaacaaaaaatatGGGTCAGGACGGCAAGCATCAGATGCACCTATTTTGTGTTCAGCATGTGGGGCAAGGACTGAATTGTATATAAAAGATACAATGAGATTCAGTTTTGCAGAGATTCAAGAAGCAACTGAAGATTTTTCAAAGGAGAAGTTATTAGGAGAAGGTGGATATGGGCATGTATACAAGGGTGAGCTTAGAGATGGACAACTCATAGCAGCAAAGGTACACAAAGAAGCAAGCAGTCAAGGTTTTGCAGAATTTCAGTCTGAGGTTTATGTCTTGAACTTTGCTCGCCACAAAAACATCGTCATGCTTTTGGGTTTTTGTTGTAAGGAGAACCTTAACATTCTGGTTTATGAGTATATTTGCAACAAATCTCTGGATTGGCATTTATTTG ATGAGGAAGCAACTCCTCTGGAGTGGCACCAGAGATACTCAATAGCGATTGGAACTGCAAAAGGATTGAGATTTCTGCATGAAGAGTGTAGAGGGGGGCCTATAATTCATAGAGATGTCCGACCTGGAAATATACTGCTCACACATGACTTCGTTCCAATG CTGGGGGATTTTGGGCTGGCACGATGGAGGACAAGTGATGAGGTGCAAACAAGGGTTCTGGGTACACTCGGGTATCTAGCTCCAGAATATGCAGAAAATGGAATGGTATCAGTAAGAACAGATGTGTATGCATTTGGGATAATTCTTCTGCAATTAATATCAGGTCAAAAAGTAGTTGATTCTAAAAGAAATGAAGGAAGACAATCTCTTCGACAGTGG GCGGAAGCAGTAATAGAGAGGCTGGCACTTCATGAACTGGTTGATAAACGAATGGATGATTCACATGACACATATGAATTATACCTGATGGCTAAAGCTGCTTATTTATGCATACAAGCAATCCCTGAAAAACGTCCATCTATGGGGGAG aTTGTGCGTCTTCTTGAAGGAGAGAATAACCATATCCATCGTTTTCGGGATCAAATACTACCAAGTTATCCAAACATATGA